One region of Bactrocera neohumeralis isolate Rockhampton chromosome 5, APGP_CSIRO_Bneo_wtdbg2-racon-allhic-juicebox.fasta_v2, whole genome shotgun sequence genomic DNA includes:
- the LOC126760390 gene encoding loricrin, with product MWPRMGTAGLAAGVLLLLCVVNSVNSFSKYGRGCNDIGCLPSEECVITSDSCSYTQREGKDCGSYPKCQRKSGSSSSSSAPVNPSVSTGTTHNSYNPSAPVPDLGDGNSFSGGSSGNAGGGFGGGGSGGHSLYPTLPNSPPAGASNPYGGYQPQPGGYQPPAGGYQPGAYQPGGYQPGGYQPGGYQPGGYNPNTGGSGGYVPNAPGYGGGNEPQKPKDKEGGGFFSSFFSNPAVSQAVSGIIAGQITKSLQGGGGGGGGANGGANGGYQPSGGYQPSGGYGGGGTSSGSGSSGSNILGGLLGVLGGGGGGTSAGSSGSASNFLGSLLSGGGSSSGGSSGGSSASNFLGSLLSGGGGGSSSANRAGGSNPISEILGSRNFGGLFSENPSSSSSGSSGSSGYSSSSQGPKSYPTQPPMNYYG from the exons AGTACGGACGCGGCTGCAACGACATTGGCTGTCTGCCCAGTGAGGAGTGCGTCATCACCAGCGACTCGTGCAGCTACACGCAGCGCGAGGGCAAGGACTGCGGCAGCTACCCGAAATGTCAGAGGAAGTCCGGCTCCAGCTCTTCGTCGTCGGCGCCAGTTAATCCGTCAG TGAGCACCGGCACCACGCACAACTCGTACAATCCGAGCGCTCCGGTGCCCGATCTTGGTGATGGCAACAGTTTCAGTGGCGGCAGCAGCGGCAACGCCGGCGGTGGTTTCGGCGGCGGCGGTTCAGGTGGACACAGCCTCTATCCTACTTTACCCAACAGCCCGCCAGCAGGCGCATCGAACCCTTACGGCGGCTACCAGCCACAGCCGGGCGGATATCAGCCACCAGCAGGCGGTTACCAGCCAGGAGCTTATCAGCCGGGTGGTTATCAACCCGGTGGCTATCAACCCGGCGGCTACCAACCCGGCGGCTACAATCCCAATACTGGCGGCAGCGGTGGCTACGTGCCAAATGCACCGGGTTATGGCGGCGGCAACGAGCCGCAGAAACCGAAAGACAAGGAAGGCGGCGGCTTCTTCTCCAGCTTCTTCTCCAATCCGGCGGTGAGTCAGGCTGTATCTGGTATTATTGCGGGCCAAATTACGAAGAGCTTGCAAggaggcggcggcggcggtggtggtgcTAATGGTGGAGCCAATGGCGGTTACCAACCAAGTGGTGGCTATCAACCGAGCGGTGGTTATGGCGGTGGTGGCACCAGCTCAGGCAGTGGTTCATCTGGCAGCAACATTCTTGGGGGTCTACTAGGTGTGTTGGGTGGTGGTGGAGGCGGTACCAGCGCTGGAAGTAGCGGCAGCGCCAGTAATTTCTTGGGTAGTCTTCTGAGCGGTGGCGGCAGCAGCAGTGGTGGTAGCAGTGGCGGTAGCAGTGCCAGCAATTTCTTGGGCAGCTTGCTTagtggcggcggtggcggcagcagcagcgctAACCGTGCCGGCGGCAGCAATCCGATTAGCGAAATCTTGGGCTCACGCAACTTTGGCGGTCTCTTCAGTGAGAATCCATCTTCCAGCTCCTCCGGATCCTCCGGGTCATCCGGGTACTCCTCGAGCTCTCAAGGCCCCAAAAGTTACCCCACTCAACCGCCAATGAACTACTACGGTTAA